Proteins from a single region of Chryseobacterium scophthalmum:
- a CDS encoding TIM barrel protein, translated as MIIGKDIIEQYNKNEVENFNSDFDFLQNKLTKSGSNVAEIVNKIADFQVAIPSWALGAGGTRFGRFSYGGEPSSLEQKLDDVGLIHALTHSAGAISLHIPWDIPTDVKAIKEKATSHGLIFDAMNSNTFQDQPNAKQSYKFGSLNATNEDARAYAVEHNKEVIRIGKELDSKSLTVWLADGSSFPGQLNFQTALAKTEQSLKEIYSDLPEDWKLFIEYKPYEPNFYSTTIQDWGTSFMLANACGDRAYTLVDLGHHLPNSNIEQIVATLMYKGKLGGFHFNDSKYGDDDLTVGSIKPYALFLIFNELVYGMENNPNNPYPAWMIDASHNIKDPLEDLLQSLEAILIAYATALLVDQKALKEAQQNNDVVLAQDILQNAYRTDVRPLLRAARLQTGAALDPIATYRNLKVREQLISERGLNVKATGL; from the coding sequence ATGATTATAGGAAAAGATATCATTGAACAATACAATAAAAACGAAGTCGAAAACTTTAATTCAGACTTTGATTTTCTTCAAAATAAATTAACAAAATCAGGTTCAAACGTTGCTGAAATCGTCAACAAAATTGCCGATTTCCAAGTGGCAATTCCAAGTTGGGCTTTAGGCGCTGGAGGAACCCGTTTCGGAAGATTTTCTTACGGTGGCGAACCATCTTCTTTAGAACAAAAGTTAGATGATGTAGGGTTAATTCACGCTTTAACGCATTCTGCAGGCGCTATTTCTCTTCATATTCCTTGGGATATTCCGACTGATGTGAAAGCGATCAAAGAAAAAGCAACATCTCACGGATTGATCTTTGATGCAATGAATTCAAACACATTTCAGGATCAACCGAATGCAAAACAATCGTATAAATTTGGTTCTTTAAATGCCACGAATGAAGACGCAAGAGCTTACGCAGTTGAACACAACAAAGAAGTCATCAGAATTGGAAAAGAATTAGATTCAAAAAGTTTAACTGTTTGGTTGGCAGATGGATCAAGTTTTCCAGGACAGTTGAATTTCCAGACTGCTTTGGCTAAAACTGAACAAAGTTTAAAAGAAATCTATTCAGATTTACCGGAAGACTGGAAATTGTTCATCGAATACAAACCATACGAACCGAATTTCTATTCAACAACCATCCAGGATTGGGGAACTTCCTTCATGTTGGCAAATGCTTGCGGAGACAGAGCGTATACTTTGGTAGATTTAGGCCATCATTTACCAAACTCAAACATTGAGCAAATCGTTGCAACCTTGATGTACAAAGGAAAATTAGGAGGTTTCCATTTCAACGACAGCAAATATGGAGACGACGATTTAACGGTAGGTTCTATTAAGCCTTATGCTTTGTTCTTGATCTTCAATGAATTGGTGTATGGAATGGAAAATAATCCAAACAATCCTTATCCGGCTTGGATGATCGATGCAAGTCATAACATCAAAGATCCTTTGGAAGATCTATTACAATCTTTGGAAGCGATATTAATAGCGTATGCAACCGCACTTTTGGTAGATCAGAAAGCGTTAAAAGAAGCACAGCAAAATAATGATGTTGTTTTGGCTCAGGATATTTTGCAGAACGCATACAGAACTGATGTTCGTCCGTTATTAAGAGCGGCGAGATTACAGACAGGGGCGGCTTTAGACCCGATCGCAACATACAGAAACCTTAAAGTAAGAGAGCAATTGATTTCCGAAAGAGGTTTAAATGTAAAAGCAACAGGATTATAA
- a CDS encoding FGGY-family carbohydrate kinase, producing MSKKKVTIVFDIGKTNKKFFLFDKNYKEVVREYTELPLTTDEDGYPTEDLPALQNWIKENFNAILDDENFEVKAINFSTYGASFVHLDQKGNVLTPLYNYTKPMDQDILDLFYEKHGGKLKIARETASPQAGMLNSGLQLFWLKYKHPEVFKKIRYSLHLPQYLSYLFTGICVSEFTSIGCHTNLWDYDKADYHDWVYEEEIDALLPPIVPTSASINTSYRNKKIKIGVGIHDSSSALLPYILSKKEPFLLLSTGTWSISLNPFNDESLTDEDIENNCLNYMRIDGKRVKASRFFMGNEYKIQVEKLCDYYGKEYGFHREVQFDQDLYLRLMKHKAVYFRFEGIILKRKMITATDLNSFETFEEAYHQLMIELMDLQIHTIKNAIGNSDIKNIYIDGGFTDNDVFMKLMSHHFQHYNVMSTHSPLGSALGASMVISNKKIDETFLQQHYQMKVLQPLILNY from the coding sequence ATGTCCAAGAAGAAGGTAACCATAGTATTTGATATTGGAAAGACCAATAAAAAATTCTTTTTATTTGATAAAAATTATAAAGAAGTCGTTCGGGAATATACAGAATTACCGCTTACGACAGACGAAGACGGTTACCCAACTGAAGATCTTCCTGCATTGCAAAATTGGATCAAAGAAAACTTTAATGCTATTTTGGATGATGAAAATTTTGAAGTAAAAGCCATTAATTTTTCTACCTACGGAGCGAGTTTTGTGCATCTTGATCAGAAAGGAAATGTTCTTACGCCTTTGTACAACTATACAAAACCGATGGATCAGGATATTCTTGATTTATTCTACGAAAAACACGGCGGGAAATTAAAAATTGCCCGTGAAACAGCATCTCCACAAGCAGGAATGTTGAATTCGGGTTTGCAGTTGTTTTGGTTAAAATATAAACATCCGGAAGTTTTCAAAAAAATTCGTTACAGTTTACATTTACCACAATATTTATCGTATTTATTTACTGGGATTTGTGTTTCAGAATTTACGTCAATCGGTTGTCACACGAATCTTTGGGATTACGACAAAGCAGATTATCACGATTGGGTTTACGAAGAAGAAATTGATGCTTTATTACCTCCGATCGTTCCAACTTCTGCGAGTATCAATACGTCTTACAGAAATAAAAAAATTAAGATCGGTGTCGGTATTCACGACAGTTCATCAGCGCTATTGCCTTATATTTTAAGCAAGAAAGAACCTTTTTTATTACTTTCAACAGGAACATGGAGTATTTCTCTGAATCCTTTTAATGATGAAAGTTTAACAGACGAAGACATCGAAAATAACTGCCTGAACTATATGCGAATCGATGGGAAACGTGTGAAAGCATCACGTTTTTTCATGGGTAATGAATATAAAATTCAGGTCGAAAAACTCTGCGATTATTACGGAAAAGAATATGGTTTCCATAGAGAAGTACAATTTGACCAGGATCTGTATCTTCGTTTAATGAAACATAAAGCGGTTTATTTCCGTTTTGAAGGCATTATTTTAAAAAGAAAAATGATTACTGCAACAGATCTTAATTCATTCGAAACTTTTGAAGAAGCTTATCATCAGTTAATGATTGAATTGATGGATTTACAGATTCATACGATTAAAAATGCGATTGGAAATTCAGATATAAAAAATATTTACATTGATGGCGGATTTACAGACAATGATGTGTTTATGAAACTGATGTCGCATCATTTTCAGCATTACAATGTGATGTCTACTCATTCTCCGCTGGGTTCTGCATTGGGAGCTTCAATGGTAATTTCCAATAAAAAAATCGACGAAACTTTTTTACAGCAGCATTATCAGATGAAAGTGCTTCAGCCATTAATTTTAAATTATTAA
- a CDS encoding alpha-hydroxy acid oxidase has product MSFPFDTNYASLELLIEKAKKRMPRFAFEYLDGGCNENINRDRNTSELREVLLRPQYLNNNYSEANMETELFGKTYSAPFGISPVGLQGLMWPNAPEILAKAAFKHNIPFILSTVTTSSIERIAELTEGKAWYQLYHPREEWLRDDILDRCEASGYDVLCVLSDVPTFGYRAKEIRNGLAMPPQLNFRNVSQALARPEWCLEILKHGVPSFKTMEKYMDKNMGVKQLGQFMNSTFSGRLNSDRIKAIRDKWKGKLVIKGVASDEDAAEAVRLGFDGMIISNHGGRQLDAGESTISVVKEISEKYKGQIKIMMDSGVRTGPDVARALSCGAEFTFMGRTFMYAVGALGEKGGDHIIEMLKMQFRQVMEQVCCDKPEDLQKFRVK; this is encoded by the coding sequence ATGTCGTTTCCATTTGATACCAATTACGCTTCTCTCGAATTACTTATTGAAAAAGCAAAAAAAAGAATGCCCCGTTTCGCTTTCGAATATTTGGATGGTGGATGTAATGAAAACATCAATCGAGACAGAAATACAAGCGAGCTAAGAGAAGTTTTGCTTCGTCCGCAATACCTGAACAATAATTATTCAGAAGCCAATATGGAAACTGAATTGTTCGGAAAGACTTATTCTGCACCTTTCGGAATTTCTCCTGTTGGTTTACAAGGATTAATGTGGCCCAATGCTCCCGAAATTTTAGCGAAAGCAGCTTTTAAACATAATATTCCTTTTATTTTAAGTACCGTAACAACAAGCAGTATCGAAAGAATTGCAGAATTAACCGAAGGAAAAGCTTGGTATCAATTGTATCATCCCAGAGAAGAATGGTTGCGTGATGATATTCTAGACCGTTGTGAAGCTTCTGGTTATGATGTACTCTGTGTTTTATCAGATGTTCCTACTTTTGGATACAGAGCAAAGGAAATCAGAAACGGTTTGGCAATGCCGCCGCAATTGAATTTCAGAAATGTTTCCCAGGCTTTAGCAAGGCCAGAATGGTGTCTGGAAATTTTGAAACATGGGGTTCCCAGTTTTAAAACGATGGAAAAATATATGGACAAAAATATGGGCGTAAAACAGCTGGGACAGTTCATGAATTCTACATTTTCCGGAAGATTAAATTCAGACAGAATCAAAGCAATTCGTGATAAATGGAAAGGGAAACTTGTCATTAAAGGCGTTGCTTCTGATGAAGATGCTGCAGAAGCAGTTCGGTTAGGTTTCGACGGAATGATTATTTCAAACCACGGCGGAAGACAATTGGATGCAGGAGAATCTACGATTTCTGTAGTTAAAGAAATCAGCGAAAAATATAAAGGTCAGATCAAGATCATGATGGATAGTGGCGTGAGAACCGGTCCTGATGTTGCTCGAGCTTTAAGCTGTGGCGCAGAGTTTACCTTTATGGGACGTACTTTTATGTATGCAGTCGGTGCTTTAGGCGAAAAAGGCGGCGATCATATTATTGAAATGCTTAAAATGCAATTCAGGCAGGTAATGGAGCAGGTCTGCTGTGATAAACCGGAAGATTTGCAGAAATTTAGAGTAAAGTAG
- a CDS encoding leucine-rich repeat domain-containing protein: MKNLLLIFILFLTNNLHSQDLKFKNPHFEQVILKKYPEIDINKNGKIEINEATKVDSLDLMEENLVNVEDLIFFKNLKSVSLTINEIKTLKLKDFLHLEKLYCARNKLTKLEISNMPKLKELAFGLNLLEEVTIKDCPNIEMLNFMDNKINKIELNQFSKLKYLSADDNKLTKIEFYKNPQLIQFSIDGNQIKEIDITNNPDLDLKILYMDKNVKVKGTNQQIKNYSPISPPPPVLQNNLQK; this comes from the coding sequence ATGAAAAATTTACTTTTAATATTTATTCTTTTTCTCACAAATAATTTACACTCTCAGGATTTAAAATTTAAAAACCCTCATTTTGAACAAGTTATACTAAAAAAGTATCCAGAAATTGACATTAATAAGAATGGAAAAATTGAGATTAATGAGGCTACAAAAGTTGATAGTCTTGATTTAATGGAAGAAAACTTAGTTAATGTTGAAGATCTAATATTTTTTAAAAATCTAAAAAGTGTTTCATTAACAATAAATGAAATCAAAACACTCAAATTAAAAGACTTTCTACATCTTGAAAAATTATATTGTGCAAGAAATAAACTAACAAAACTAGAAATTTCAAATATGCCTAAACTAAAAGAATTAGCATTTGGTCTCAACCTTTTAGAAGAAGTAACAATTAAAGACTGTCCAAATATTGAGATGTTAAATTTTATGGATAACAAAATAAATAAAATTGAACTGAATCAATTTTCAAAATTAAAATATTTATCTGCTGATGATAATAAACTTACTAAAATAGAATTCTATAAAAACCCACAATTAATACAATTTTCAATAGACGGAAATCAAATTAAGGAAATTGATATTACTAATAATCCAGATTTAGATTTGAAAATTCTATATATGGATAAGAATGTCAAAGTTAAAGGAACCAATCAGCAAATAAAAAATTATTCTCCTATTTCTCCGCCTCCGCCTGTACTGCAAAATAATTTACAAAAATAA
- a CDS encoding nuclear transport factor 2 family protein, which yields MINKLIFAMSFLMAIAVFGQKKDDTQAITDAAEKLRLAMISGEKSALESLIVPELTYGHSGGHIDDAKEFVEKLVNKKSDFLTIDITNQNVSIVGNTAIVRHHFYATTADLGKAPGDVTLDILLVWTKAKKDWKLLARQAVKSEKKK from the coding sequence ATGATCAATAAATTAATTTTTGCCATGAGTTTTCTGATGGCAATTGCTGTTTTCGGGCAGAAAAAAGATGATACTCAAGCCATAACAGATGCGGCAGAAAAACTCAGATTAGCCATGATTAGTGGTGAAAAATCAGCGTTGGAATCATTAATTGTACCGGAATTGACTTACGGACACTCAGGAGGGCATATTGATGATGCGAAAGAATTTGTAGAAAAATTAGTCAACAAAAAATCTGATTTTTTAACCATTGATATTACTAATCAAAACGTCAGTATCGTTGGAAATACGGCAATTGTTCGTCATCATTTTTATGCTACGACTGCTGATCTTGGAAAAGCTCCGGGAGATGTGACTTTGGATATTTTACTGGTTTGGACGAAAGCTAAAAAAGACTGGAAATTGCTGGCGAGACAGGCTGTGAAATCGGAGAAAAAAAAGTAA
- a CDS encoding GntR family transcriptional regulator yields the protein MSETLEININENSRVPKYKQIVDSILNGIDGGQIKIGEKIPSINELSESCFLSRDTVEKAYKELRKRQIIESVKGKGYYISRINKNDIINIFFLINKPSTYKMMIYNYFVNAIGTKGNVEMYIYHCDETLFINALQKNLGGFDYYVIMPHFRDEQSKHTSSTQGAIEMIEKIPKNKLLMLDNTKPNISGEYGSIFQDFEHDIYNALKEGLEKIKKYEKIILVYPNKSIHPYPFRIVRGFEKFCEDFKLDYEILDEIYPDMELQDKDIFITIRERDLVNLVKQIRQKNLELGKDIGIISYNETPLKELLGITVITTDFKAMAESAAYMVLKNKKEQVNNVFKYIERDSL from the coding sequence ATGTCTGAAACACTAGAAATTAACATTAATGAAAACTCAAGAGTTCCGAAATACAAGCAGATTGTAGACTCTATTCTGAACGGAATTGATGGCGGACAAATCAAGATTGGAGAAAAAATACCTTCTATCAATGAGCTTAGCGAATCTTGTTTTCTGTCGAGAGATACTGTAGAAAAAGCCTACAAGGAGCTTCGTAAAAGGCAAATTATTGAGTCGGTAAAAGGTAAAGGATATTATATTTCGCGTATCAATAAAAATGATATTATTAATATTTTCTTTCTGATCAACAAACCGAGTACTTATAAAATGATGATCTATAATTATTTCGTCAATGCAATCGGTACCAAAGGGAATGTTGAGATGTATATTTATCATTGTGACGAAACACTTTTCATCAATGCTTTACAAAAAAATCTCGGTGGATTTGATTATTATGTTATTATGCCCCATTTTCGTGATGAGCAGTCTAAACACACCAGTTCTACGCAAGGCGCAATCGAAATGATTGAAAAAATCCCGAAGAATAAATTGTTGATGCTTGATAATACGAAACCTAATATTTCAGGAGAATACGGTTCTATTTTTCAGGATTTCGAGCATGATATTTACAACGCTTTAAAGGAAGGTTTAGAGAAAATAAAAAAATACGAGAAAATCATTCTCGTTTATCCGAATAAATCGATTCATCCCTATCCTTTCCGTATTGTACGTGGCTTTGAGAAGTTTTGTGAGGATTTTAAACTGGATTATGAAATTTTGGATGAAATTTATCCCGACATGGAACTTCAGGATAAAGATATATTTATCACCATCAGAGAGCGTGATCTGGTGAATTTGGTGAAGCAAATCAGACAAAAAAATCTTGAGTTGGGAAAAGACATCGGAATTATTTCCTACAACGAAACTCCTTTGAAAGAACTATTGGGAATTACCGTAATCACGACAGACTTTAAAGCAATGGCAGAATCTGCAGCCTATATGGTTCTAAAAAACAAAAAAGAACAGGTGAATAATGTATTTAAATATATTGAAAGGGATTCTTTGTAA
- a CDS encoding DUF4450 domain-containing protein, whose translation MRKTTLLAGLLVLSTLSHSFAQSKHWQNKERELHYKEDKGDFLLVNGKYRFNRALYGDNRASRVEAGDLPEFALYLPGMGGNLQFVIQKGNSTKKLIEADKIETRYRPGSMLYEIKDPILGTGSLKLTVLAQAKEEGLVLKMETANVDSSTKIYAIYGGASGTTFSRNGDIGADPESGFYLLPEYCLNNQFQALKNQFQLNYLNKKKEIQIVNGNFSNVPFLQMTDAKTLENLSSFTQNKIDKSPIIYATYSSQKQPSYIQVSKGKSAKNFSDEELKNIFDKAEKARLTLTNRIQLKTPDADLNNFGANLAVAADGIWESPTFLHGAVAWRMRLNAWRGAYTANALSWHDRAKEHFESYTNSQVLKPNSAPVEMDTLLHLARSAEKMGTSVFSSGYISRNPNDNSKPHHYDMNLVFFDQMFSHFNYTGDKEFLKKMWPTMVRHMDWEKRNFKRGDLYDAYAAIWASDALQYSGGKVTHTSAYNYRANREMSKLAKIIGENPQPYEQEADAILKAMKNELWIKNKGYFSEYKDALGNQIVHDKPGIWSIYHVSDAFILNEFEDYQNLQYINNHTPKIPITIKGADNKDYFTLATTNWQPYDWSINNVALAENLQTALAYWQAGRNEDAYQLWKGNLVESMYYGISPGNFEQLSHYDAFRGELYRDFADPIGVASRTLTEGLFGVYPNLLENKISIKPGFPKDWNSAELKLLDWDYQFKRNSKKTEYFFNSKYQNQVALEMQIPVNYSNIKSVKVNGKNVDWKIKPNSILQPIIQFTTPTGKDFKIEINYSGEELKNEQTDYINYISENLQLNFDSKKKIKQVYDPQGLIKNSPPLEGWIRPKGEDGVVKNQFNLVQEESKGTFFVQVEQNGTTWWQPVNVDIRFPLETKWVNKKLQIQSKSSNPINGKLTVNGLNKPFSIQKNQNSLIEIPLNYLSKGTNSIDLEYNGIKQNIEIIDWEIENQGQFNNISLSSKYNEKVTEIFNQKYLSPRLEVPTLQLPWQGIGNWCYPLITAQIDDSGLMNKRKNGKVDFLGIPFLIDKTDKNIAFASQWDNYPESIEIPLNGKGKKIYFLMAGSTNPMQSQIVNGTIIVQYIDGSTSELELKNPTNWWPIEQDLFDDNFAFEIPDDKIPYRVKLKTGELYKGGTLSKYSSIKGFTDRQVDGGAATILDLPIDANKELKSIKLTAVSNDVVIGMMSATVLR comes from the coding sequence ATGCGAAAAACAACCCTACTTGCCGGACTGCTTGTATTGTCTACACTCTCCCATTCTTTTGCCCAGTCGAAACATTGGCAGAACAAAGAACGTGAATTGCATTACAAAGAAGACAAAGGCGATTTTTTATTAGTCAATGGAAAATATCGTTTCAACCGTGCGTTGTACGGAGATAATCGTGCATCGAGAGTTGAAGCGGGAGATTTGCCGGAATTTGCATTATATCTTCCGGGAATGGGCGGAAATCTTCAGTTCGTTATTCAGAAAGGGAATTCAACTAAAAAATTAATTGAGGCTGATAAAATTGAAACTCGTTATCGCCCCGGTTCAATGTTGTATGAAATCAAAGACCCGATTCTTGGAACAGGTAGTTTAAAACTAACCGTTTTGGCTCAGGCTAAAGAAGAAGGTTTGGTTTTAAAAATGGAAACTGCAAATGTAGATTCTTCCACAAAGATCTATGCAATTTATGGCGGAGCAAGCGGAACGACTTTCAGCAGAAATGGCGACATCGGTGCAGACCCGGAATCCGGATTTTATCTGTTACCTGAATATTGTCTGAACAATCAGTTTCAGGCATTAAAGAATCAGTTTCAGTTGAATTATTTAAATAAGAAAAAAGAAATTCAAATCGTCAATGGGAACTTTTCAAATGTTCCTTTTTTACAGATGACTGATGCAAAAACATTAGAAAACCTGTCTTCTTTTACTCAAAACAAAATAGATAAATCACCGATTATTTACGCTACTTATTCTTCGCAAAAACAACCGAGTTATATACAGGTTTCGAAAGGAAAATCAGCTAAAAACTTTTCGGATGAAGAGTTGAAAAACATATTTGATAAAGCTGAAAAAGCTCGTTTAACATTAACGAATCGAATTCAGCTCAAAACTCCGGATGCAGATTTAAATAACTTCGGAGCCAATTTAGCCGTTGCCGCAGACGGAATTTGGGAAAGTCCGACCTTCCTTCACGGTGCGGTTGCTTGGAGAATGCGACTGAATGCTTGGAGAGGAGCTTACACAGCCAATGCTTTGAGTTGGCACGACCGAGCGAAAGAGCATTTTGAAAGTTACACCAATTCACAGGTTTTAAAACCCAATTCTGCACCTGTAGAAATGGATACTTTACTACATTTGGCAAGAAGTGCGGAAAAAATGGGAACTTCTGTTTTTTCAAGCGGGTATATTTCCAGAAACCCGAACGACAATTCAAAACCGCATCATTACGATATGAATCTGGTATTTTTTGACCAGATGTTTTCGCATTTCAATTACACAGGAGACAAAGAATTTCTGAAAAAAATGTGGCCAACGATGGTTCGTCACATGGATTGGGAAAAGCGGAATTTCAAACGTGGCGATTTATACGATGCGTATGCTGCGATTTGGGCGAGTGATGCGCTGCAATATTCGGGTGGAAAAGTGACGCATACTTCGGCATATAATTACAGAGCTAATCGTGAAATGTCTAAACTGGCGAAGATAATTGGTGAAAATCCCCAACCTTACGAACAGGAAGCCGATGCGATTTTAAAGGCAATGAAAAATGAACTTTGGATTAAAAACAAAGGGTATTTTTCTGAATACAAAGATGCTTTAGGTAATCAAATCGTTCACGATAAGCCGGGAATCTGGTCGATTTACCACGTTTCGGATGCTTTTATTTTAAATGAATTTGAGGATTATCAGAACTTACAATACATTAATAATCATACACCTAAAATTCCGATTACGATAAAAGGTGCAGACAATAAAGACTATTTTACGTTAGCAACTACAAATTGGCAACCTTACGATTGGTCGATTAACAATGTAGCTTTGGCAGAAAATTTACAGACCGCTTTGGCGTATTGGCAAGCCGGAAGAAACGAAGATGCGTACCAACTTTGGAAAGGAAATTTGGTTGAATCGATGTATTATGGCATCAGTCCGGGGAATTTTGAACAGCTTTCTCATTATGATGCTTTTCGTGGAGAATTGTACAGAGATTTTGCAGACCCGATTGGTGTCGCTTCGAGAACTTTAACAGAGGGGCTTTTTGGAGTTTATCCGAATTTGTTGGAGAATAAAATCAGCATCAAGCCGGGATTCCCAAAAGATTGGAATTCTGCCGAATTGAAACTTCTGGATTGGGATTATCAGTTTAAAAGAAATTCAAAGAAAACGGAATATTTTTTCAACTCAAAATATCAAAATCAGGTGGCTTTGGAAATGCAGATTCCTGTGAATTATTCCAATATCAAATCGGTAAAAGTAAATGGTAAAAATGTGGATTGGAAAATTAAACCCAATTCTATTTTACAGCCAATAATTCAGTTTACAACTCCAACTGGAAAAGATTTTAAAATTGAAATCAATTATTCCGGAGAGGAATTGAAGAACGAACAGACAGATTATATCAATTATATTTCTGAAAACCTTCAATTAAATTTCGATTCAAAAAAGAAAATAAAACAAGTTTACGACCCACAAGGACTGATTAAAAATTCCCCTCCTCTGGAGGGGTGGATTCGACCAAAGGGAGAAGACGGGGTGGTTAAGAATCAATTTAATTTAGTCCAAGAAGAAAGCAAAGGAACTTTTTTCGTACAAGTTGAGCAAAACGGGACAACTTGGTGGCAACCTGTAAATGTCGACATCCGTTTTCCATTGGAAACAAAATGGGTGAATAAAAAATTGCAGATTCAATCAAAATCATCTAATCCAATTAATGGAAAACTGACGGTTAATGGTTTAAACAAACCTTTTAGTATTCAAAAAAATCAAAACTCATTGATTGAAATTCCATTAAACTATTTAAGTAAAGGAACCAATTCTATTGACCTTGAATATAATGGAATTAAACAAAATATTGAAATCATAGATTGGGAAATTGAAAATCAAGGGCAGTTCAACAATATTTCATTATCCTCAAAATACAATGAAAAAGTAACTGAAATTTTCAACCAGAAATATCTTTCGCCAAGATTAGAAGTCCCTACTCTACAGCTTCCTTGGCAGGGAATCGGAAACTGGTGTTATCCGTTAATTACCGCTCAAATTGATGACAGTGGATTGATGAACAAGAGAAAAAATGGCAAAGTTGACTTCCTCGGAATTCCTTTTTTGATTGATAAAACAGATAAAAATATAGCTTTTGCGAGTCAGTGGGACAATTATCCAGAATCGATTGAAATTCCTTTAAATGGAAAAGGAAAGAAAATATACTTTCTGATGGCAGGTTCTACGAATCCGATGCAGTCGCAGATTGTGAATGGAACAATTATAGTTCAATATATTGATGGTTCAACTTCGGAATTAGAGCTAAAAAACCCGACAAATTGGTGGCCAATTGAGCAAGATTTGTTTGATGATAATTTTGCTTTTGAGATTCCGGATGATAAAATTCCTTATCGGGTAAAACTAAAGACGGGAGAATTGTACAAAGGCGGAACGTTGAGCAAATATTCAAGCATCAAAGGATTTACAGATCGTCAGGTTGATGGCGGTGCTGCAACAATTTTGGATTTGCCGATTGATGCGAATAAAGAATTAAAATCAATAAAATTAACGGCCGTGAGCAATGATGTAGTGATTGGAATGATGAGTGCGACTGTTTTGAGATAA